From the genome of Populus trichocarpa isolate Nisqually-1 chromosome 15, P.trichocarpa_v4.1, whole genome shotgun sequence, one region includes:
- the LOC127904339 gene encoding acidic endochitinase-like, whose protein sequence is MACQAKAITLLLSILAVSLCKPSNGAGIAIYWGQDGNEGSLADTCNTGNYQFVNVAFLSSFGNGQSPVLNLAGHCDPSAGTCTGISNDITSCQNQGIKVLLSIGGGAGGYSLSSADDAGQVANYIWNNFLGGQSSSRPLGDAILDGVDFDIESGSGQFWDDLARALNGFSQQRKVYLAAAPQCIFPDANLDTAIQTGLFDYVWVQFYNNPSCQYVNDATGLLSAWNQWTTVQSNQIFLGLPAAPEAAPSGGFIPADVLISQVLPSIKGSPKYGGVMLWSKQYDNGYSAAIKGSV, encoded by the coding sequence ATGGCTTGCCAAGCAAAAGCTATCACCCTTCTTCTATCCATCTTAGCTGTCTCCTTATGCAAACCCTCAAATGGTGCAGGCATCGCCATCTATTGGGGTCAAGATGGCAATGAAGGCAGCTTAGCTGACACTTGCAACACAGGAAACTATCAATTTGTGAACGTAGCTTTCCTATCTAGTTTCGGCAATGGCCAATCTCCAGTGCTGAACCTAGCAGGCCATTGTGACCCCAGCGCCGGTACTTGCACCGGCATAAGCAATGACATTACATCTTGTCAAAATCAAGGAATCAAGGTGCTACTTTCCATTGGAGGTGGTGCAGGCGGCTACTCCCTTTCATCGGCCGACGATGCAGGGCAAGTTGCAAACTATATTTGGAATAACTTCCTTGGTGGTCAGTCCAGCTCACGTCCGCTAGGCGATGCCATCTTAGATGGGGTTGATTTTGACATCGAGTCAGGTTCAGGCCAGTTCTGGGATGATCTTGCTAGGGCACTTAATGGCTTTAGCCAACAAAGGAAGGTATACTTAGCTGCAGCTCCACAATGCATCTTCCCTGATGCTAATCTAGACACTGCAATCCAAACTGGCCTATTTGATTACGTGTGGGTTCAATTCTATAACAATCCTTCATGTCAATACGTAAATGATGCTACCGGTCTCTTGAGTGCATGGAACCAATGGACCACAGTTCAATCCAATCAAATATTCCTGGGACTACCTGCTGCTCCCGAGGCAGCCCCTAGTGGTGGATTCATCCCTGCCGATGTGCTCATTTCTCAGGTCCTTCCATCTATCAAGGGTTCACCAAAGTATGGAGGCGTGATGCTCTGGAGCAAGCAGTATGACAACGGGTATAGTGCAGCTATAAAGGGCAGTGTCTAG
- the LOC18105662 gene encoding hevamine-A: MAKYSQATLLLLPLLVLLLIKSSHAAGGISIYWGQNGNEGTLAQTCATGRYAYVNIAFLNKFGNGQTPEMNLAGHCNPANGGCTIVSGGIKSCQQQGIKVLLSLGGGIGNYSLASKGDAKNVADYLWNNFLGGQSSSRPLGDAVLDGIDFDIEQGSTLYWEDLARFLSKYGRKVYLAAAPQCPFPDSNLGTALNTGLFDYVWVQFYNNRPCQYSSGNTTNLLNSWNRWTTSIDAGKIFLGLPAAPSAAGSGYIPPDVLTSQILPVIKKSPKYGGVMLWSKYWDDQNGYSPSIISSV; this comes from the coding sequence ATGGCCAAATATTCTCAAGCCACCCTGCTTCTCCTTCCTCTCCTGGTCCTTTTGCTAATTAAATCCTCTCATGCTGCTGGTGGGATTTCAATCTACTGGGGTCAAAATGGCAATGAAGGAACTCTAGCACAAACATGTGCCACGGGAAGATATGCTTATGTTAACATAGCTTTTCTCAACAAGTTTGGCAATGGTCAAACCCCAGAAATGAACCTTGCTGGACATTGCAACCCAGCAAACGGTGGCTGTACAATTGTCAGCGGTGGCATCAAAAGTTGTCAGCAGCAAGGGATTAAGGTGCTGCTTTCTCTCGGTGGTGGCATTGGAAACTATTCTCTAGCCTCTAAAGGTGATGCCAAAAACGTAGCAGATTACTTGTGGAACAATTTCTTAGGTGGACAATCATCTTCTCGTCCTCTAGGTGATGCTGTTCTTGATGGCATTGATTTTGACATCGAGCAAGGATCAACTCTATATTGGGAGGATCTTGCTCGTTTCTTATCTAAATATGGAAGAAAAGTGTATTTAGCAGCAGCTCCTCAGTGTCCATTCCCAGACAGTAATTTAGGGACTGCCCTTAATACTGGTCTTTTTGACTATGTCTGGGTCCAATTCTACAACAACCGTCCTTGCCAGTATAGTTCAGGTAACACAACTAACCTCTTAAATTCATGGAATCGTTGGACTACATCAATAGACGCAGGAAAGATATTTCTAGGCTTGCCGGCAGCTCCTTCGGCAGCCGGAAGCGGGTACATTCCACCAGATGTGTTGACTTCTCAAATTCTTCCGGTGATAAAGAAGTCACCCAAGTATGGAGGTGTCATGCTTTGGTCAAAGTACTGGGATGATCAGAATGGGTACAGTCCCTCCATTATCAGCAGTGTATGA